One window of the Natrinema sp. CBA1119 genome contains the following:
- a CDS encoding class I SAM-dependent methyltransferase, with amino-acid sequence MDDPTEPGDRSARHVWSAGRYPAMAPNMLPAIARLVNTAGIDPGNRVLDVGCGTGNAALTARRAGANVVGLDLAHGMLELARDNASLAAEADIGWLTGDAEALPVPDNAFDVVLSNFGHVFAPDSTRAGAELRRVTKPGGRVCFTAWSPNGVVGDLTEVLTDHVDEPPSDPWSHLQWGEPDFVRDQFADVTDCSFQRRLLEFRYATPHHFWREFAEESGPLSPVLRRMNDDDARAALRRDAVAALEDWFGDNAIRVEYLQVRAVIE; translated from the coding sequence ATGGACGACCCGACCGAACCCGGCGATCGATCGGCGAGACACGTCTGGTCGGCCGGTCGGTACCCCGCGATGGCACCGAACATGCTGCCCGCCATCGCGCGACTGGTCAACACTGCGGGGATCGATCCGGGCAACCGCGTCCTCGACGTCGGCTGCGGGACCGGCAACGCAGCGCTGACGGCCCGTCGAGCGGGTGCGAACGTCGTCGGCCTCGATCTCGCTCACGGAATGCTCGAGTTGGCCCGTGACAACGCCTCGCTCGCTGCCGAAGCCGATATCGGCTGGCTCACTGGCGACGCCGAGGCGCTTCCCGTCCCGGACAACGCGTTCGACGTGGTCCTCTCGAACTTCGGTCACGTCTTCGCGCCGGATTCGACCCGCGCCGGCGCGGAACTCCGACGCGTGACGAAACCCGGCGGTCGAGTCTGTTTCACCGCGTGGTCGCCCAACGGCGTCGTCGGGGACCTCACGGAAGTCTTGACCGACCACGTCGACGAACCGCCGAGCGATCCGTGGTCGCACCTGCAGTGGGGCGAGCCTGATTTCGTCCGCGACCAGTTTGCCGACGTCACCGACTGCTCGTTCCAGCGCCGACTGCTCGAGTTCCGATATGCCACGCCACACCACTTCTGGCGGGAGTTCGCCGAGGAGTCCGGCCCGCTTTCGCCCGTCCTCCGGCGCATGAACGACGACGACGCGCGGGCCGCGCTCCGCCGGGACGCGGTCGCCGCGCTCGAGGACTGGTTCGGAGACAACGCGATCCGCGTCGAGTACCTTCAGGTACGAGCCGTGATCGAGTAA
- a CDS encoding methylglyoxal synthase, giving the protein MTRVALIAHDEKKPALIEFARTHEKQLRTYELIATGTTGQRLIDETDLEVERTESGPLGGDLMIGAEVAAGKLDGIVFLRDPLRAQPHEPDISALLRICDVRDTALATNLASAEFLIEGLAE; this is encoded by the coding sequence ATGACTCGCGTCGCGCTGATCGCCCACGACGAGAAGAAGCCGGCCCTCATCGAATTCGCGCGGACCCACGAGAAACAACTGCGGACCTACGAACTGATCGCGACCGGAACCACGGGGCAGCGGCTCATAGACGAGACCGACCTCGAGGTCGAACGCACGGAGTCAGGACCGCTCGGCGGGGACCTGATGATCGGTGCGGAGGTCGCGGCGGGGAAACTCGACGGGATCGTCTTCCTCCGGGATCCGCTGCGAGCCCAGCCCCACGAGCCCGATATCTCGGCGCTGTTGCGGATCTGTGACGTTCGCGACACGGCGCTCGCGACGAACCTCGCCTCCGCGGAGTTCCTCATCGAAGGGCTCGCGGAGTAG
- a CDS encoding cation:proton antiporter regulatory subunit — protein MTVYESDLPGVGKKFEVELENGERLVIVTHNTGKREVYLKPDTDADSEKVFEASDRLARKIGTILEGAYFQPVQAEQVETMLSDDTYLEWYGVAEEAEVAGQSLAEANIRERTGVSIVAIQRGETLISPPTPETILEVGDTLVVIGDREDCAQFEKLLGAGFEE, from the coding sequence ATGACTGTCTACGAAAGCGACCTCCCCGGTGTCGGGAAGAAGTTCGAGGTCGAACTCGAGAACGGGGAGCGACTCGTCATCGTGACGCACAACACGGGGAAACGAGAAGTGTACCTGAAACCGGACACGGATGCAGACAGCGAGAAGGTGTTCGAGGCGTCCGATCGGCTCGCTCGGAAGATCGGGACGATCCTGGAAGGGGCGTACTTCCAGCCGGTGCAAGCCGAACAGGTGGAGACGATGCTTTCCGATGACACCTACCTCGAGTGGTACGGTGTCGCCGAGGAAGCCGAAGTCGCCGGCCAGAGTCTCGCCGAGGCGAACATCCGCGAGCGGACGGGCGTCTCGATCGTCGCCATCCAGCGCGGTGAGACGTTGATCTCGCCGCCGACGCCGGAGACGATCCTCGAGGTCGGCGACACCCTGGTCGTCATCGGCGACCGCGAGGACTGCGCCCAGTTCGAGAAACTGCTCGGAGCAGGGTTCGAGGAGTGA
- a CDS encoding cation:proton antiporter, with translation MATETALVDVGILFTAVAFAGILSSRIDQSVIPFYIIIGMVLGSNVLGELPALAGTDVGVGGVTVTVPEVTVGGMDLLATLGGLALGETDFIVIGAEIGIVLLLFFLGLEFNVDRLLASRDRIGKAGSVDLVINFGIGLVFGYLVFGSFLAAFLTAGIVYISSSAIITKSLIDLGWIANDEAEPLLGTLVYEDLFIAVYLTIASALVLGGGDVGAAAGQIGIAIGVILALLALVTFGTGFFQRFLDADTNEFIVVRALGVTILVAGIALALGVSEAVAAFFVGMTFSSTDHVHDLERLLEPLRDAFAAIFFFWIGLVTDPGLFTLSILGMIVAAVVVTTPTKLVSGYLGGRIYGLDDRRSLRVGFGMATRGEFSLIIASLALSGAGSGLAAETAQTIYAFTVGYVLVMSILGTSLMQYSSRIEPVVVSALERRRSGAAEPVQE, from the coding sequence GTGGCGACTGAAACGGCGCTCGTCGATGTCGGCATCCTCTTTACCGCGGTCGCGTTCGCCGGCATTCTCTCGAGTCGGATCGATCAGTCGGTGATCCCGTTCTATATCATCATCGGGATGGTGCTGGGATCGAACGTGCTGGGTGAACTCCCCGCGCTCGCCGGGACCGATGTCGGCGTCGGCGGCGTCACTGTCACCGTTCCCGAGGTGACGGTCGGTGGGATGGACCTTCTGGCAACGCTGGGCGGACTCGCCCTCGGCGAGACGGATTTCATCGTCATCGGGGCCGAGATCGGGATCGTCCTCCTGTTGTTCTTTCTGGGCCTCGAGTTCAATGTGGACCGGCTGCTCGCGAGCAGGGACCGGATCGGCAAGGCGGGGAGCGTCGATCTCGTGATCAACTTCGGGATCGGACTGGTCTTCGGCTACCTCGTCTTCGGGAGTTTCCTCGCGGCCTTTCTCACCGCCGGGATCGTCTACATCTCCTCCAGCGCGATCATCACGAAGTCGCTGATCGATCTGGGCTGGATCGCGAACGACGAGGCCGAACCGCTGCTCGGGACGCTCGTCTACGAGGACCTGTTCATCGCCGTCTACCTGACGATCGCGTCCGCGCTGGTCTTGGGTGGCGGCGATGTCGGAGCGGCCGCCGGCCAGATCGGCATCGCGATCGGCGTCATCCTTGCCCTGCTCGCACTCGTCACCTTCGGAACCGGCTTCTTCCAGCGCTTTCTGGACGCCGATACCAACGAGTTCATCGTCGTCCGAGCGCTCGGCGTCACGATCCTCGTCGCCGGCATCGCGCTGGCGCTGGGCGTTAGCGAGGCCGTTGCCGCGTTCTTCGTCGGCATGACTTTCTCGTCGACTGACCACGTCCACGACCTCGAGCGACTGCTTGAGCCGCTCCGGGACGCCTTCGCGGCGATCTTCTTCTTCTGGATCGGCCTCGTCACCGATCCGGGACTGTTCACGCTCTCGATTCTGGGGATGATCGTCGCCGCCGTCGTCGTGACGACGCCGACGAAACTCGTCAGCGGCTATCTAGGCGGTCGGATCTACGGTCTCGACGACCGTCGCTCGCTCCGAGTGGGCTTCGGGATGGCCACCCGCGGCGAGTTCTCCCTGATCATCGCGAGCCTCGCGCTCTCGGGGGCCGGCAGCGGCCTCGCCGCTGAGACGGCACAGACGATCTACGCCTTCACCGTCGGCTACGTCCTCGTCATGAGCATCCTCGGCACGTCGCTCATGCAGTACTCGAGCCGGATCGAACCCGTCGTGGTCTCGGCGCTCGAGCGGCGACGTTCCGGCGCTGCCGAGCCGGTCCAGGAGTGA
- a CDS encoding HAD family hydrolase, which translates to MPQAVVFDLDYTLAVPQRDRATILEDATTATGAPSLTRDAYLAAHRRNLTTETREPIFADLLADSESDADPAAVATAYRETIADDLEALPGVEAMLADLRGEYRVGLLTNGPVRAQRDKLETLGWEDAFDAALVTGELEAGKPDPRAFEAITGELGVDPADAVYVGDEVEADIRGATEAGMRAIQVLLEDGPELDSRAIAHVEQREIASALPGLVSGLE; encoded by the coding sequence ATGCCACAGGCGGTCGTCTTCGATCTCGATTACACGCTCGCCGTTCCCCAGCGGGACCGAGCGACGATTCTCGAGGATGCCACGACCGCAACCGGTGCGCCGTCACTCACTCGTGACGCGTATCTCGCGGCCCACCGCCGGAACCTCACCACCGAGACGCGCGAGCCCATCTTCGCCGACCTGCTCGCGGACAGCGAGAGCGACGCCGACCCGGCCGCGGTCGCGACGGCCTACCGCGAGACGATCGCCGACGACCTCGAGGCGCTCCCCGGGGTCGAAGCCATGCTCGCGGACCTGCGCGGCGAGTACCGCGTCGGCCTGCTCACCAACGGCCCCGTCCGCGCCCAGCGGGACAAACTCGAGACGCTGGGCTGGGAGGACGCCTTCGACGCCGCGCTCGTGACGGGCGAACTCGAAGCCGGGAAGCCCGATCCGCGCGCGTTCGAGGCGATCACCGGCGAGCTAGGTGTCGACCCCGCCGACGCGGTCTACGTCGGCGACGAGGTCGAGGCCGATATTCGGGGCGCGACCGAGGCGGGGATGCGAGCGATTCAGGTGCTGCTCGAGGACGGTCCAGAGCTCGATTCGCGCGCGATCGCGCACGTCGAGCAGCGGGAGATCGCATCGGCGCTTCCGGGACTCGTCTCGGGCCTCGAGTGA
- a CDS encoding DUF2240 family protein: protein MSLRVAVAAPFIQHGARRLKENEVVVALSLDRDWFSPDQAKRLIDIATQEGLLERGDDGLEITFNPSEVTVPEEFVPDEDLLRERSAFERVLDSLVAEGMEKHEAVSAINTLQQELGLTIEAAAVVYARRQGIDVGDLAPIAREAVLDTEDG, encoded by the coding sequence ATGAGCCTTCGCGTCGCGGTCGCCGCCCCGTTCATCCAGCACGGCGCGCGTCGCCTCAAGGAAAACGAGGTCGTCGTCGCCCTCTCGCTCGATCGGGACTGGTTCTCCCCCGATCAGGCCAAACGGCTGATCGACATCGCTACCCAGGAAGGCCTCCTCGAGCGCGGTGACGACGGCCTCGAGATCACGTTCAACCCGTCGGAGGTGACGGTTCCGGAGGAGTTCGTCCCCGACGAGGACCTCCTGCGGGAACGCTCCGCGTTCGAACGCGTGCTCGATTCGCTGGTCGCCGAAGGGATGGAGAAACACGAGGCCGTCAGCGCGATCAATACGCTACAGCAGGAACTCGGCCTGACCATCGAGGCCGCCGCGGTCGTCTACGCCCGCCGTCAGGGGATCGACGTCGGCGACCTCGCCCCGATCGCCCGGGAAGCCGTCCTCGACACCGAAGACGGTTAA
- a CDS encoding reverse transcriptase-like protein, whose protein sequence is MAAHGRPALRDLFDESPTPHIAHPPRTHHRDFYVATDGSFRDSGGGLGAVIETRDGTRVARVATADTPPDNNVAEYRALHLGLDVLAARAPRDAAVGVLIDHDALASNVNNAILATRHPDGKSPRPVTVPTATQYHWRGIRARLNGFDEVRAARIDSDQNPAHPLANTPERYYHVNREPDRCVLPETPEATATEFPPPSRADRNGGSGGSGGGRASD, encoded by the coding sequence ATGGCCGCTCACGGCCGGCCCGCACTGCGGGACTTGTTCGACGAGTCGCCCACGCCCCACATCGCCCACCCCCCGCGGACCCACCATCGTGATTTCTATGTCGCAACCGACGGGTCCTTCCGAGACTCCGGTGGCGGGCTGGGTGCCGTTATCGAAACGCGCGACGGCACGCGCGTCGCACGCGTCGCGACCGCGGATACGCCGCCGGACAACAACGTTGCCGAGTATCGGGCGTTGCATCTCGGACTTGACGTCCTCGCTGCAAGAGCGCCGCGAGACGCCGCCGTCGGCGTCCTCATCGATCACGACGCGCTCGCCAGCAACGTCAACAACGCCATCCTTGCAACCCGCCATCCCGACGGGAAATCGCCCCGTCCGGTCACCGTCCCGACCGCGACGCAGTATCACTGGCGCGGCATCCGGGCCCGACTCAACGGGTTCGACGAGGTCCGGGCCGCCCGTATCGACAGCGATCAGAACCCCGCACACCCCCTCGCGAACACGCCGGAACGGTACTATCACGTCAACCGGGAGCCCGACCGCTGCGTCCTGCCCGAAACGCCGGAGGCAACCGCCACCGAGTTCCCGCCGCCGTCCCGAGCCGACCGCAACGGCGGCAGTGGTGGCAGCGGCGGCGGTCGCGCCTCGGACTGA
- a CDS encoding DMT family transporter: MSRYRNLALFLTLATLWGAAFVAISAGLSYIPPILFAALRYDIAGIVMLGYAAVAVDRWRPRTGAEWRQVAVGAVLLIAAYHAFLFVGQQHTTAAAAAILVSLSPVLSTGFARALVPADALSPIGTVGVVVGLAGVAVIVRPDPSNLLATGIVAKGLVFCAAAAFALGSVLTRRFDTSLPIETMEAWSMLGGALVLHLVSVAIGESLEPSAWTHPEAIGALAYLSLGASAIGFLVYFDLLERLGAVEINMVSYVAPIVTAVVGWLYLGEVVDTATLIGFGLIAVSFCLVKRRAIRREFGHVRSRGSSE, translated from the coding sequence GTGTCCCGGTATCGAAATCTCGCTCTCTTTCTGACGCTCGCAACGCTGTGGGGCGCGGCGTTCGTCGCGATCAGTGCGGGGCTCTCGTATATCCCGCCGATCCTGTTCGCCGCGTTGCGCTACGATATCGCCGGTATCGTGATGCTCGGCTACGCCGCGGTCGCCGTCGATCGATGGCGGCCTCGTACCGGGGCCGAGTGGCGGCAGGTCGCCGTCGGCGCCGTGCTCCTGATCGCGGCCTACCACGCCTTCCTCTTCGTCGGACAGCAACACACCACGGCGGCAGCCGCCGCTATCCTGGTGAGTCTCTCGCCGGTTCTGAGCACCGGGTTCGCTCGAGCGCTCGTCCCCGCAGACGCCCTCTCCCCGATCGGCACCGTCGGCGTCGTCGTCGGCCTCGCCGGCGTCGCGGTCATCGTTCGGCCGGATCCGTCGAACCTACTCGCGACCGGCATCGTGGCGAAGGGGCTCGTTTTCTGTGCTGCGGCGGCGTTCGCGCTCGGCAGCGTCCTCACCCGCCGTTTCGATACCTCGCTGCCGATCGAGACGATGGAGGCCTGGTCGATGCTCGGCGGCGCGCTCGTGTTACACCTCGTCAGCGTCGCGATCGGCGAGTCGCTCGAGCCGAGCGCGTGGACCCACCCCGAGGCAATCGGCGCACTGGCCTACCTCTCGCTCGGCGCGAGCGCGATCGGCTTTCTCGTCTACTTCGACCTGCTCGAGCGACTGGGGGCCGTCGAAATCAACATGGTCTCGTACGTCGCACCGATCGTCACCGCGGTGGTCGGCTGGCTCTATCTCGGCGAAGTGGTCGATACCGCGACGCTGATCGGATTCGGTCTCATCGCGGTCAGCTTCTGCCTCGTCAAACGACGGGCGATCCGACGGGAGTTCGGCCACGTTCGATCGCGAGGCTCGAGCGAGTAG
- a CDS encoding type II/IV secretion system ATPase subunit, giving the protein MSPDGTTRLRSVIDDLGLGGVFGNRTDTASSCGCTVTFDDETLVLDATDCDGDLENATACRRTAIEALAERAATRIIVRSNGLERRYADRGVDLLESAGRFISLLGERDERLAAAAARDPIAVASEVRTRAGPIADIGVESGLIAAATGLESDETVLPATVGLTIGQYFVDRTIDDGAHLRDLQSLRTGSEARIYGRPGDVPRYALNAVDTALSDTDRRRLLEGYEAIAEGVVEGDRAPSRAIEYASDGAADPLLTAILTKHTSGYGILEDLFADPRVTDVYVTSPAAANPIRVVVDGESMPTNVQLTPNGARALASRVRRTSGRAFSRASPTVDATASLGDGTGIRVAGVTDPVADGIAFAFREQPADEFTLPALVANGTVPAAVAAFLSVAVERNAATLIAGTRGSGKTTLLGTLLYELAPKTRTVLIEDTPELPVDALQSVGRDVQALRTGTGDGPEISAADALRTALRLGDGALVVGEIRGEEAQVLYEAMRVGANANAVLGTIHGDGADDVYERVVSDLGVEPSSFGATDIVVTVQAYRAPGGRDRRLAKVEEVVGTGDDVRFEPLYELEGDRAVATGRIDRGESRIVNRLAGPTEDYAAVRRAISSRTELLSTLVNDGRTSPQAVATAYTGRGDERGDFSRSDETAHTDRTDEPPAPNQGGEPPATDWGGG; this is encoded by the coding sequence ATGTCTCCGGACGGGACCACGCGCCTTCGATCGGTCATCGACGACCTGGGCCTCGGCGGCGTGTTCGGAAATCGAACCGACACCGCCTCGTCGTGTGGCTGCACTGTAACGTTCGACGACGAGACGCTCGTTCTCGACGCGACCGACTGCGACGGCGACCTCGAGAACGCGACCGCCTGCCGTCGAACGGCGATCGAAGCGCTGGCCGAGCGAGCGGCCACACGGATTATCGTCAGATCGAACGGCCTCGAACGCCGGTACGCCGACCGCGGCGTCGACCTCCTCGAGTCCGCCGGGCGGTTCATCTCGCTTCTTGGCGAGCGCGACGAGCGGCTGGCCGCGGCCGCTGCGCGGGACCCGATCGCCGTCGCTTCGGAGGTCCGAACGAGAGCCGGACCGATCGCCGATATCGGCGTCGAATCGGGGCTGATCGCGGCGGCGACCGGTCTCGAGAGCGACGAGACGGTCCTGCCCGCCACCGTCGGGCTCACTATCGGCCAGTACTTCGTCGACCGAACGATCGACGACGGCGCGCATCTCAGAGACCTCCAGTCGCTGCGGACGGGAAGCGAGGCGCGGATCTACGGCCGGCCGGGCGACGTTCCGCGCTACGCCCTCAACGCGGTCGATACGGCCCTCTCCGACACGGATCGGCGACGGCTCCTCGAGGGATACGAGGCGATCGCCGAGGGAGTCGTCGAGGGCGACCGCGCGCCCTCTCGAGCGATCGAGTACGCCAGCGACGGGGCGGCCGACCCGCTCCTGACGGCTATTCTGACGAAACACACGAGCGGGTACGGGATTCTCGAGGACCTGTTCGCCGATCCGCGCGTCACCGACGTGTACGTCACGTCGCCGGCGGCAGCGAACCCGATTCGCGTCGTCGTCGACGGAGAGTCGATGCCGACGAACGTCCAACTCACGCCGAACGGTGCGCGAGCGCTCGCCTCGCGGGTTCGCCGCACCAGCGGGCGGGCGTTCTCCCGAGCGAGTCCGACGGTCGACGCGACGGCCTCGCTCGGAGACGGGACCGGGATTCGGGTCGCGGGCGTCACCGATCCGGTCGCAGACGGAATCGCCTTCGCCTTCCGGGAGCAGCCCGCCGACGAGTTCACGCTCCCGGCGCTCGTCGCGAACGGGACCGTCCCCGCGGCGGTCGCGGCGTTTCTCTCGGTCGCCGTCGAACGCAACGCCGCGACCCTCATCGCCGGAACCCGGGGATCGGGGAAGACGACGCTGCTGGGGACGCTCCTGTACGAACTCGCCCCGAAAACGAGAACGGTTCTGATCGAAGATACGCCCGAACTCCCGGTGGACGCGTTGCAGTCGGTCGGCCGCGACGTGCAGGCGCTCCGAACCGGAACCGGCGACGGTCCCGAAATATCGGCCGCGGACGCGCTCAGGACCGCGCTTCGTCTCGGCGACGGAGCCCTCGTTGTCGGCGAAATCCGCGGTGAAGAAGCACAGGTCCTCTACGAGGCCATGCGGGTCGGTGCGAACGCCAACGCAGTGCTGGGAACGATACACGGCGACGGTGCCGACGACGTCTACGAGCGGGTCGTTTCCGACCTCGGCGTCGAACCGTCGTCGTTCGGCGCGACGGACATCGTCGTGACCGTTCAGGCTTACCGGGCCCCGGGAGGACGAGATCGACGACTCGCCAAGGTCGAGGAAGTCGTCGGGACCGGCGACGACGTCCGATTCGAACCGCTGTACGAACTCGAGGGCGACCGCGCCGTCGCGACGGGGCGGATCGATCGCGGCGAGAGTCGGATCGTGAACCGACTCGCCGGGCCGACCGAGGACTACGCTGCCGTTCGGCGGGCGATTTCCTCGCGAACCGAACTCCTGTCGACGCTCGTGAACGACGGCCGAACGAGCCCACAGGCGGTCGCGACAGCGTACACCGGTCGCGGAGACGAGAGAGGAGACTTCTCTCGGAGCGACGAGACGGCTCACACCGATCGGACCGACGAGCCACCAGCTCCCAATCAGGGCGGTGAGCCACCGGCTACCGATTGGGGCGGCGGGTGA
- a CDS encoding secretion system protein — MLLVPFLVQSLAALYPTDVAVSDALAESLSFTDSRYEGETIVRAGYGAGIVAAIVPLPLLLTAAPIPFVLFFVLVTPIAAIHGVHSMPHLQAAFRRTEALGETPNLVGRAVLRMQVQPALESAVRFAAETGSGPLSASLAGHIDRSIGTPGTGLLSFAEEWAEWFPALRRSSHLLVAAQDAPDAERVRTLDRSLSAVLNGTRSQMADFTSAIRAPATGLFAFGIMLPLALVSLVPTVPMVGYSVNIWLFVLLYNVVLPGTLIAASLWLLVRRPVAFPPPAIDHGHPDVPDRLRLRLLWGILASVCGYVTIATTGPGHLAPVAAIGLGVGVALVATYRPVLAVRQYVRDVEAHLTDALYIVGRQVAEGESVESAVELAGDRVPAETGAVFEDAAGIQRRLQTGVREAFLGHYGALRNVPSPRARGTAALLAIASEEGKPAGRAIVSMADHLEELEAVEAETKRNLEQVTGTLDNTAAYFAPLVAGATVGMAAMMSSEDIIASGEVEAAAFPAESLAVVVGLYLIALCFIITPLSIGLRHGLDRALVGYHVGRTLVSAMILYVLTVAVIGVLL, encoded by the coding sequence ATGCTGTTGGTACCGTTTCTCGTTCAGTCGCTCGCCGCACTGTACCCGACCGATGTCGCCGTCAGTGATGCTCTCGCGGAGTCGCTATCGTTTACCGACTCCCGCTATGAGGGTGAGACGATCGTCCGAGCGGGATACGGAGCCGGCATCGTTGCCGCCATCGTGCCACTGCCGTTGTTGCTGACGGCTGCTCCGATTCCGTTCGTCCTGTTTTTCGTACTCGTGACCCCGATCGCGGCGATTCACGGCGTCCATTCGATGCCGCACTTGCAGGCGGCGTTCCGCAGAACCGAGGCGCTCGGCGAGACGCCAAACCTCGTCGGGCGGGCCGTGTTGCGCATGCAGGTACAGCCGGCACTGGAGAGCGCGGTTCGGTTCGCGGCCGAGACCGGGTCCGGCCCGTTGTCCGCGAGTCTCGCCGGTCACATCGATCGATCGATTGGAACGCCCGGGACGGGCCTGCTGTCGTTTGCCGAGGAATGGGCAGAGTGGTTCCCGGCGCTTCGGCGGTCCTCGCATCTGCTCGTCGCCGCCCAGGACGCACCCGATGCCGAACGTGTCCGGACGCTCGATCGATCGCTCTCGGCCGTTCTCAACGGTACTCGCAGCCAGATGGCGGATTTTACGTCGGCGATCCGCGCACCGGCGACCGGGCTGTTCGCCTTCGGGATCATGCTTCCGCTCGCGCTCGTCTCGCTCGTTCCGACGGTGCCGATGGTCGGCTATTCCGTCAACATCTGGCTGTTCGTGCTGCTGTACAACGTTGTTCTCCCCGGAACCCTGATCGCGGCGAGCCTCTGGCTGCTCGTCCGACGACCGGTCGCGTTTCCGCCCCCCGCGATCGACCATGGGCATCCGGACGTGCCCGATCGACTCCGATTGCGGCTGCTATGGGGAATCCTCGCAAGCGTTTGCGGGTACGTAACGATCGCTACGACCGGGCCCGGCCACCTCGCACCGGTCGCGGCAATCGGCCTCGGCGTCGGCGTCGCATTGGTCGCAACGTATCGTCCCGTCCTCGCGGTTCGGCAGTACGTCCGCGACGTTGAAGCCCACCTGACCGACGCGCTCTACATCGTCGGTCGACAGGTCGCCGAAGGCGAGTCCGTGGAGTCGGCGGTCGAACTCGCTGGCGACCGCGTCCCCGCCGAGACCGGTGCTGTCTTCGAAGACGCCGCCGGAATTCAGCGGCGGCTCCAGACGGGCGTTCGAGAGGCATTTCTCGGTCACTACGGTGCCCTTCGAAACGTTCCAAGCCCCCGGGCTCGAGGGACTGCCGCGTTGCTCGCGATCGCCTCGGAAGAGGGGAAACCCGCCGGCCGTGCCATCGTCTCCATGGCCGACCATCTGGAGGAACTCGAGGCGGTCGAAGCCGAGACAAAACGAAACCTCGAGCAGGTCACCGGGACGCTCGACAACACGGCGGCGTATTTCGCTCCGCTCGTCGCCGGCGCGACCGTCGGCATGGCCGCCATGATGTCGAGCGAGGATATCATCGCTTCGGGCGAGGTGGAAGCCGCTGCATTCCCCGCGGAATCGCTCGCGGTCGTCGTCGGTCTCTATCTGATCGCGCTCTGTTTCATCATCACCCCGCTCTCGATCGGGCTTCGTCACGGTCTCGACCGGGCCCTCGTCGGGTATCACGTCGGTCGTACGCTCGTCTCGGCGATGATCCTCTACGTCCTGACCGTCGCCGTCATCGGCGTCTTGCTCTGA
- a CDS encoding PQQ-binding-like beta-propeller repeat protein — MYGVDPQNTGHHPTATGPSGEEVELRTVFESEGVISNSPAIVDGTLYVAADNHLHAVDLATEELEWKKQVTDLRGAYPTVSDEKVYAGTENGIVAINRNSEDISWRKDVGISSINPVLAGNSVVGTENMILYRFHPETGAETILHDLRNHNGGRPYTDIPAYNNGIVYFAGGHFLYAVNAESGKVEWTFKNPEGKSLGDSNPTVANGTVYIGGKNQRLYAIDADNGTEEWSEKISASVECSPSIADGTIYFGGAGAGGQQFFAIDIKNQEYIWEPQDLRYSIRSKPVIVDGMVYVTSYQDIFAFDSEDGTIKWDFKNLGEEVGDSLGSSLAVFDGSLYVSTTDGKIHTISGKSSPHILT, encoded by the coding sequence ATGTACGGGGTTGACCCACAGAATACTGGCCATCATCCGACGGCGACTGGACCGAGTGGTGAAGAGGTAGAACTGCGGACCGTCTTTGAATCGGAAGGAGTGATTAGTAACAGTCCGGCAATCGTTGACGGGACGTTGTACGTCGCTGCAGACAACCATCTCCACGCAGTCGACCTTGCGACTGAGGAACTCGAATGGAAGAAACAGGTAACTGATCTACGCGGTGCCTATCCGACGGTGTCTGACGAGAAAGTATATGCTGGGACGGAAAATGGAATTGTCGCGATTAACCGAAATAGTGAGGATATCTCATGGAGGAAGGACGTGGGAATTAGCAGTATCAACCCGGTACTAGCTGGCAATTCGGTAGTTGGTACGGAAAATATGATTTTATATCGTTTCCATCCTGAAACTGGTGCTGAAACTATACTTCACGATCTGCGAAATCACAACGGTGGACGTCCCTATACAGATATTCCAGCTTATAACAACGGGATTGTCTACTTTGCGGGAGGGCACTTTCTTTATGCGGTGAATGCTGAAAGTGGAAAAGTCGAATGGACATTCAAAAACCCGGAAGGAAAATCCTTGGGAGATAGCAATCCAACAGTTGCTAATGGAACGGTCTATATCGGGGGCAAAAATCAACGATTATACGCGATTGATGCCGATAATGGCACAGAAGAGTGGTCAGAGAAGATTAGTGCAAGTGTGGAATGTAGTCCGTCAATAGCAGATGGAACGATCTATTTCGGCGGGGCTGGTGCTGGAGGTCAACAGTTCTTTGCTATTGATATTAAAAATCAGGAATACATTTGGGAACCACAGGACTTGCGATATAGTATACGCTCAAAACCAGTAATTGTTGACGGAATGGTTTACGTCACCAGTTATCAGGACATTTTTGCATTTGATTCGGAAGACGGTACTATTAAATGGGATTTCAAAAATCTTGGAGAAGAAGTGGGAGATTCTTTAGGCTCATCATTGGCTGTCTTTGATGGGTCTCTCTATGTATCTACAACAGATGGAAAGATCCACACTATATCTGGGAAAAGTAGCCCTCATATTCTGACATAA